In Phragmites australis chromosome 24, lpPhrAust1.1, whole genome shotgun sequence, the following are encoded in one genomic region:
- the LOC133907678 gene encoding uncharacterized protein LOC133907678 isoform X2 — protein sequence MATAKAMKPAPPVRVGTGTAAAASPRISSPCRRRASGAIRASPASTCAGGAGDLPAPLLPNARRRGRDPLWHGGGFSLGVDLGAARTGLAVGRGITLPRPLTEADELIVGLPVSADGRETPQSNKVRSVAGRLAVQAAERGLRVYLQDEHGTSIDALDYMIYRGVKKSARDVKSDAYAAVMILERYFSSSGQETKIVLPRQPELQDKLIAQSSRDADI from the exons ATGGCAACCGCGAAGGCGATGAAGCCGGCGCCGCCCGTGCGGGTCGGCACCGGCacggccgccgcggcctccCCGCGAATATCGTCTCCGTGCCGTCGTAGAGCCTCCGGGGCCATCAGGGCTTCACCTGCGTCCACCTGCGCCGGGGGCGCTGGCGACCTCCCCGCCCCGCTCCTGCCTAacgcgcggcggcgggggcgcgaCCCGCTCTGGCACGGCGGCGGGTTCAGCCTCGGCGTCGACCTCGGCGCCGCCCGCACTGGCCTCGCAGTCGGCAGGGGCATCACCCTCCCCCGCCCTCTCACG GAGGCGGACGAGCTCATCGTCGGGCTGCCCGTGTCGGCCGACGGGAGGGAGACGCCGCAGTCCAACAAGGTGCGGAGCGTCGCCGGGAGGCtcgccgtccaagcggccgagAG GGGCTTGAGGGTGTATCTGCAGGATGAACATGGAACATCGATAGACGCCCTTGATTACATGATCTACAG GGGTGTTAAGAAGTCTGCCCGTGATGTCAAATCTGATGCATATGCTGCTGTT ATGATTTTGGAGAGATATTTCTCATCATCAGGTCAAGAGACTAAGATTGTTCTTCCTAGGCAACCAGAACTACAAGACAAGTTAATAGCCCAGTCTAGCCGAGATGCTGACATTTAG
- the LOC133907678 gene encoding uncharacterized protein LOC133907678 isoform X1 — translation MATAKAMKPAPPVRVGTGTAAAASPRISSPCRRRASGAIRASPASTCAGGAGDLPAPLLPNARRRGRDPLWHGGGFSLGVDLGAARTGLAVGRGITLPRPLTVLKLRGQKLELMLLEVARQQEADELIVGLPVSADGRETPQSNKVRSVAGRLAVQAAERGLRVYLQDEHGTSIDALDYMIYRGVKKSARDVKSDAYAAVMILERYFSSSGQETKIVLPRQPELQDKLIAQSSRDADI, via the exons ATGGCAACCGCGAAGGCGATGAAGCCGGCGCCGCCCGTGCGGGTCGGCACCGGCacggccgccgcggcctccCCGCGAATATCGTCTCCGTGCCGTCGTAGAGCCTCCGGGGCCATCAGGGCTTCACCTGCGTCCACCTGCGCCGGGGGCGCTGGCGACCTCCCCGCCCCGCTCCTGCCTAacgcgcggcggcgggggcgcgaCCCGCTCTGGCACGGCGGCGGGTTCAGCCTCGGCGTCGACCTCGGCGCCGCCCGCACTGGCCTCGCAGTCGGCAGGGGCATCACCCTCCCCCGCCCTCTCACG GTTCTGAAGCTGCGCGGGCAGAAGCTGGAGCTGATGCTGCTTGAAGTGGCTCGGCAGCAG GAGGCGGACGAGCTCATCGTCGGGCTGCCCGTGTCGGCCGACGGGAGGGAGACGCCGCAGTCCAACAAGGTGCGGAGCGTCGCCGGGAGGCtcgccgtccaagcggccgagAG GGGCTTGAGGGTGTATCTGCAGGATGAACATGGAACATCGATAGACGCCCTTGATTACATGATCTACAG GGGTGTTAAGAAGTCTGCCCGTGATGTCAAATCTGATGCATATGCTGCTGTT ATGATTTTGGAGAGATATTTCTCATCATCAGGTCAAGAGACTAAGATTGTTCTTCCTAGGCAACCAGAACTACAAGACAAGTTAATAGCCCAGTCTAGCCGAGATGCTGACATTTAG
- the LOC133907677 gene encoding putative glucuronosyltransferase PGSIP7, which produces MGPPRVDKRRFAACAAVWLLALTAAAAVGEGGLVRPQGPARHRHAYAAMMYMGTPRDYEFYVAVRVMMRSLARVGADADRVLIASADVPRDWVRAMTEEDGMRVVIVENLKNPYENNLGGINRRFKLTLNKLYAWSLVEYERVVMIDSDNIFLQNTDELFQCGQFCAVFINPCYFHTGLFVLQPSMDVFKGMLHDLEIGRENSDGADQGFLVGCFPDLLDKPMFHLPENGTKLNGTYRLPLGYQMDASYYYLKLHWHVPCGPNSVITFPSAPWFKPWYWWSWPILPLGLSWHKQRWDDLGYAAEIPVILMEVLMYIVIIALARLTKPGMTKLCYSRRPEKQSALFQWLIKLTAIVAMVAAYAIPFFVIPRTVHPIMGWSIYLFGALALSVLVINVFLLPALAVLTTWLAIFGMLLVMAFPWYHDGVERVLAVFGYAFCSAPFLWTSVVRMMDSLQTMLERDPFFPRLGEASQETEFSKLY; this is translated from the exons ATGGGCCCGCCGCGGGTTGACAAGCGGCGGTTCGCGGCGTGCGCGGCGGTGTGGCTGCTCGCGTtgaccgcggcggcggcggtcggggaGGGGGGCTTGGTGCGGCCGCAGGGGCCGGCGCGGCACCGGCACGCGTACGCGGCGATGATGTACATGGGGACGCCGCGGGACTACGAGTTCTACGTGGCCGTGCGCGTGATGATGCGCTCCCTGGCCCGGGTCGGCGCCGACGCAGACCGCGTCCTCATCGCCTCCGCCGACGTGCCCCGCGACTGGGTCCGCGCAAT GACAGAGGAGGATGGCATGAGGGTGGTGATAGTGGAGAACCTGAAGAATCCTTATGAGAACAACCTTGGTGGGATCAACAGGAGGTTCAAGCTTACACTGAACAAGCTCTATGCGTGGAGCCTTGTCGAGTACGAGCGTGTCGTCATGATTGACTCCGACAACATCTTCCTCCAGAACACCGACGAGCTCTTCCAATGTGGACAGTTCTGTGCTGTTTTCATTAACCCATGCTACTTCCACACCGGTCTTTTCGTGCTCCAG CCTTCTATGGATGTATTCAAGGGCATGCTTCATGATCTGGAGATTGGCCGAGAAAACTCTGATGGTGCTGACCAAGGCTTTCTGGTTGGGTGTTTCCCGGACTTGCTCGACAAACCAATGTTTCACCTTCCTGAGAATGGCACGAAGCTCAATGGGACGTACCGCCTTCCTCTTGGCTATCAAATGGATGCGTCCTACTACT ACCTCAAGCTGCATTGGCATGTCCCATGTGGGCCAAACAGTGTGATCACATTCCCCAGCGCCCCTTGGTTTAAACCTTGGTACTGGTGGTCCTGGCCAATCTTGCCATTGGGCCTTTCCTGGCACAAGCAGCGCTGGGACGATCTTGG GTATGCTGCTGAAATCCCAGTGATCCTGATGGAGGTACTAATGTACATAGTGATCATAGCCCTGGCCAGATTGACAAAACCAGGGATGACGAAACTGTGCTACAGCCGGCGACCTGAGAAGCAAAGTGCCCTTTTTCAGTGGCTGATCAAGCTGACCGCGATCGTGGCTATGGTGGCTGCATATGCCATCCCATTCTTTGTAATCCCACGCACAGTTCACCCAATCATGGGCTGGTCTATCTACCTCTTTGGTGCACTCGCCTTGTCAGTGCTCGTGATCAATGTTTTCCTGCTCCCTGCACTTGCCGTGCTCACGACCTGGCTCGCAATTTTCGGCATGCTCTTAGTTATGGCATTCCCATGGTATCATGATGGTGTTGAGAGGGTTCTGGCAGTCTTTGGATATGCATTCTGCTCTGCGCCATTCTTGTGGACATCCGTGGTGAGGATGATGGACTCATTGCAGACGATGCTTGAGAGGGATCCATTCTTCCCCCGGCTTGGTGAAGCATCACAGGAAACTGAATTCAGCAAACTGTACTGA
- the LOC133908014 gene encoding QWRF motif-containing protein 7-like: MESFGGGGGQRPRTSASSRRPFASVASRAGSGAFVYDGMRATPLSTSTANFTRSLRKAASFVHKKPPPSGDAAAPRRTLSCKENSSAGADALLASPPRSMPEPGVAARGPWEPTRRRRSTVSEDAAGAGRGPAGALREMMVARRKEEPEKEEAAHRARVLTARLLQWRFANARMEKAMARATSAAENKLFYTWLRVAELRNIQAAKRIVAQRRRQKLKLARLLRPQLPLLASWESLAKPHADAAADLGRVLSAACTNLPLAAGAQADLESLHETMFSCVGTVNEIEAIADMFYATAGATCSALGELARTIQQEQECLEEATRLASIVTALQMQEVSLRANLIQAKQRFDLRLGGVVVPTLATSGWCF; encoded by the exons ATGGAGtccttcggcggcggcggcggccagcggCCGCGGACGTCGGCGTCCTCGCGACGCCCCTTTGCGTCGGTggcctcccgcgccggctccggCGCCTTCGTGTACGACGGCATGCGCGCCACGCCGCTCTCCACGTCCACCGCCAACTTCACGCGCTCCCTCCGCAAGGCGGCCTCCTTCGTTCACAAGAAACCGCCCCCCAGCGGCGACGCCGCGGCACCGCGGCGCACACTGAGCTGCAAGGAGAACAGCAGTGCCGGCGCGGACGCCCTCCTGGCGTCGCCGCCCCGGTCGATGCCCGAGCCTGGTGTCGCCGCGAGGGGCCCTTGGGAGCCgacgaggcggaggcggagcacCGTGTCGGAGGACGCGGCGGGCGCCGGGAGGGGGCCGGCGGGCGCGCTGCGGGAGATGATGGTGGCGCGCCGGAAGGAGGagccggagaaggaggaggccgcGCACCGCGCGCGCGTGCTGACGGCGCGGCTGCTGCAGTGGCGGTTCGCCAACGCCCGCATGGAGAAGGCCATGGCCCgcgccacctccgccgccgag AACAAGCTGTTCTACACGTGGCTGCGCGTGGCGGAGCTGCGCAACATCCAGGCGGCGAAGCGGATCGtggcgcagcggcggcggcagaagTTGAAGCTGGCCAGGCTACTGCGCCCGCAGCTCCCCCTTCTGGCCTCGTGGGAGTCCCTCGCGAAGCCGCACGCTGACGCCGCCGCCGACCTCGGCCGCGTCCTCTCCGCCGCCTGCACCAACCTCCCCTTAGCCGCCGGCGCACAGGCCGACCTGGAGTCATTGCACGAAACCATGTTCTCCTGCGTGGGCACCGTGAACGAGATCGAAGCCATTGCTGACATGTTCTACGCCACG GCCGGTGCGACGTGCAGCGCGCTGGGCGAGCTTGCGCGGACGATCCAGCAGGAGCAGGAGTGCCTCGAGGAAGCCACGCGGCTGGCAAGCATCGTCACCGCTTTGCAG ATGCAGGAGGTGAGCCTCCGGGCGAATTTGATCCAGGCGAAGCAGAGGTTTGACCTGCGGCTGGGAGGAGTCGTCGTCCCAACGCTTGCAACTTCTGGTTGGTGTTTTTGA
- the LOC133907300 gene encoding oxysterol-binding protein-related protein 1B-like isoform X1 translates to MRARHMHPLCCLAREWPPGGGLGAGDRSPPPQPVEGVGPEGEAAVAGVLYKWTNIGRGWRPRWFAIRGGVLAYSKIRQRVAAEPLPTEATAAGGVRLIGVARGAGAGERPIGFVHLKISSFSESKSDDKRFYIITPTKTLQLRTSCAKDRAAWIEALVSARSEYSFNGDLSGDQNDSSFSTEKLRNRLHAEGVGEAIIKDCEQIVHSEFLQYHTQMKQHCEEYLSFIGNLPREVEVVTSAHTTVAEKPQSELFKHDCSSSGKSSEYSNTESSDDVGKQEISELSDGDEFNFYDTRQSFSSCAASPDLRMRCLNNGNEDHKYVESLAVEKTNEYLLTSSKRRSMLPEPVEKEKGVSLWSMIKDNVGKDLTRVCLPVYFNEPLSSLQKCFEELEYSHLLDRAYECGLKGNGVMRILYVAAFAVSGYASTDSRPCKPFNPLLGETYEADYPEKGIRFFSEKVSHHPMVMACHCEGKGWKFWGDSNLKSKFWGQSIQLDPTGVLTLEFDDGETFQWSKVTTTINNLIIGRAYCHHHGTMNISGNRRYSCKLRFKEQSFLDRNPRQVQGVVKDADGTKVATLMGKWDESVHCIISDDASKANSYGSHQSSGATLLWDKNEPPANPTRYNLSSFAITLNELMPELKEKLPPTDSRLRPDQRHLENGEYEKANAEKLRLETRQRMARKMQESGWKPRWFQRDREDGTFRYVGGYWEAREQRKWVGCNDIFGNLSINSPKLQSSTLHASSSI, encoded by the exons ATGCGGGCGAGGCATATGCACCCGCTCTGCTGCCTCGCCCGGGAGTGGCCTCCCGGCGGGGGCCTCGGCGCCGGCGAccgctccccgccgccgcagccggtAGAGGGAGTCGGGCcggagggggaggcggcggtggcgggggtGCTGTACAAGTGGACCAACATCGGCAGGGGCTGGCGCCCGCGGTGGTTTGCGATCCGCGGCGGCGTGCTCGCATACTCGAAGATCCGGCAGCGCGTCGCTGCGGAGCCGCTGCCCACTGAGGCCACCGCCGCGGGCGGAGTCAGGCTGATCGGGGTGgcgcgcggcgccggcgccggggagCGGCCCATCGGATTCGTGCATCTCAAG ATATCATCATTTAGTGAAAGTAAATCCGATGATAAACGGTTCTATATTATTACCCCAACCAAAACACTTCAGCTGAGGACTAGTTGTGCTAAGGACCGGGCGGCTTGGATTGAAGCGCTTGTCTCTGCAAGAAGTGAATATTCTTTTAATGGGGATTTATCAGGTGACCAGAATGATTCATCATTTTCCACAGAAAAGCTCAGAAATCGCTTGCATGCTGAAGGTGTCGGTGAGGCAATTATTAAAGACTGCGAGCAGATTGTTCATTCAGAATTTTTGCAGTATCATACACAGATGAAGCAACACTGCGAAGAGTATTTAAGCTTTATTGGCAATCTGCCACGGGAAGTTGAG GTAGTTACTTCAGCACATACAACTGTCGCTGAGAAGCCACAGTCGGAGTTGTTCAAGCACGACTGCTCTAGCTCTGGAAAATCTAGTG AATACAGCAATACAGAATCTTCTGATGATGTTGGCAAACAAGAGATTAGTGAATTATCAGATGGAGATGAATTTAATTTCTATGACACAAGGCAAAGTTTCAGTAGCTGTGCTGCTAGTCCTGACCTGAGAATGAGATGCTTAAACAATGGAAATGAAGATCATAAATATGTTGAATCACTAGCTGTTGAGAAGACCAATGAATATCTGTTGACATCTTCAAAAAGGCGCTCAATGTTGCCTGAACCAGTAGAAAAGGAGAAAGGTGTTAGCCTTTGGTCAATGATCAAAGACAATGTGGGAAAGGATCTTACAAGGGTCTGCCTTCCTGTTTACTTTAATGAGCCTTTGTCTTCTCTGCAGAAGTGCTTTGAAGAGTTGGAGTACTCCCATTTATTGGATCGTGCATACGAATGCGGTTTGAAG GGGAATGGTGTTATGAGAATTCTGTATGTTGCTGCCTTTGCCGTATCTGGATATGCTTCCACAGATTCTCGACCCTGCAAACCTTTCAATCCATTGTTAGGGGAAACCTATGAAGCTGATTACCCTGAAAAGGGTATCCGTTTCTTCTCGGAGAAG GTCAGTCATCATCCTATGGTCATGGCATGCCATTGTGAGGGGAAAGGATGGAAATTTTGGGGAGACAGCAATCTGAAGAGCAAATTCTGGGGTCAATCCATTCAGCTAGATCCTACTGGCGTCTTAACTCTAGAGTTCGATGATGGAGAAACTTTCCAATGGAGCAAG GTTACGACAACAATCAATAACCTTATCATTGGTCGAGCCTATTGCCATCACCATGGCACAATGAACATAAGTGGGAATAGACGTTATTCATGCAAGCTGAGGTTTAAAGAGCAATCTTTCCTTGATAGAAATCCTCGCCAG GTTCAAGGAGTTGTTAAGGATGCTGATGGGACCAAGGTTGCAACCTTGATGGGAAAGTGGGATGAAAGTGTGCATTGCATCATCAGCGATGATGCCTCCAAGGCGAACTCCTATGGTTCACATCAGAGCTCTGGTGCCACTTTGCTGTGGGACAAAAACGAGCCTCCAGCCAATCCCACTAGATATAACTTGTCCTCATTTGCAATAACATTAAATGAGCTAATGCCAGAGCTCAAG GAGAAGCTTCCACCAACAGATTCAAGGCTCAGACCAGATCAGCGACACCTGGAGAATGGGGAATACGAGAAGGCCAATGCTGAAAAACTGCGCCTCGAGACAAGGCAACGGATG GCAAGGAAGATGCAGGAGAGTGGTTGGAAACCAAGATGGTTCCAAAGGGACAGGGAGGATGGAACGTTTCGTTATGTTGGAGGTTACTGGGAGGCAAGGGAGCAGAGGAAATGGGTTGGCTGTAATGACATATTTGGCAACTTGTCTATTAACAGCCCAAAGCTGCAGTCATCCACTCTTCACGCTAGCTCAAGTATATAG
- the LOC133907300 gene encoding oxysterol-binding protein-related protein 2A-like isoform X3, with product MRARHMHPLCCLAREWPPGGGLGAGDRSPPPQPVEGVGPEGEAAVAGVLYKWTNIGRGWRPRWFAIRGGVLAYSKIRQRVAAEPLPTEATAAGGVRLIGVARGAGAGERPIGFVHLKISSFSESKSDDKRFYIITPTKTLQLRTSCAKDRAAWIEALVSARSEYSFNGDLSGDQNDSSFSTEKLRNRLHAEGVGEAIIKDCEQIVHSEFLQYHTQMKQHCEEYLSFIGNLPREVEVVTSAHTTVAEKPQSELFKHDCSSSGKSSEYSNTESSDDVGKQEISELSDGDEFNFYDTRQSFSSCAASPDLRMRCLNNGNEDHKYVESLAVEKTNEYLLTSSKRRSMLPEPVEKEKGVSLWSMIKDNVGKDLTRVCLPVYFNEPLSSLQKCFEELEYSHLLDRAYECGLKGNGVMRILYVAAFAVSGYASTDSRPCKPFNPLLGETYEADYPEKGIRFFSEKVSHHPMVMACHCEGKGWKFWGDSNLKSKFWGQSIQLDPTGVLTLEFDDGETFQWSKVTTTINNLIIGRAYCHHHGTMNISGNRRYSCKLRFKEQSFLDRNPRQELLRMLMGPRLQP from the exons ATGCGGGCGAGGCATATGCACCCGCTCTGCTGCCTCGCCCGGGAGTGGCCTCCCGGCGGGGGCCTCGGCGCCGGCGAccgctccccgccgccgcagccggtAGAGGGAGTCGGGCcggagggggaggcggcggtggcgggggtGCTGTACAAGTGGACCAACATCGGCAGGGGCTGGCGCCCGCGGTGGTTTGCGATCCGCGGCGGCGTGCTCGCATACTCGAAGATCCGGCAGCGCGTCGCTGCGGAGCCGCTGCCCACTGAGGCCACCGCCGCGGGCGGAGTCAGGCTGATCGGGGTGgcgcgcggcgccggcgccggggagCGGCCCATCGGATTCGTGCATCTCAAG ATATCATCATTTAGTGAAAGTAAATCCGATGATAAACGGTTCTATATTATTACCCCAACCAAAACACTTCAGCTGAGGACTAGTTGTGCTAAGGACCGGGCGGCTTGGATTGAAGCGCTTGTCTCTGCAAGAAGTGAATATTCTTTTAATGGGGATTTATCAGGTGACCAGAATGATTCATCATTTTCCACAGAAAAGCTCAGAAATCGCTTGCATGCTGAAGGTGTCGGTGAGGCAATTATTAAAGACTGCGAGCAGATTGTTCATTCAGAATTTTTGCAGTATCATACACAGATGAAGCAACACTGCGAAGAGTATTTAAGCTTTATTGGCAATCTGCCACGGGAAGTTGAG GTAGTTACTTCAGCACATACAACTGTCGCTGAGAAGCCACAGTCGGAGTTGTTCAAGCACGACTGCTCTAGCTCTGGAAAATCTAGTG AATACAGCAATACAGAATCTTCTGATGATGTTGGCAAACAAGAGATTAGTGAATTATCAGATGGAGATGAATTTAATTTCTATGACACAAGGCAAAGTTTCAGTAGCTGTGCTGCTAGTCCTGACCTGAGAATGAGATGCTTAAACAATGGAAATGAAGATCATAAATATGTTGAATCACTAGCTGTTGAGAAGACCAATGAATATCTGTTGACATCTTCAAAAAGGCGCTCAATGTTGCCTGAACCAGTAGAAAAGGAGAAAGGTGTTAGCCTTTGGTCAATGATCAAAGACAATGTGGGAAAGGATCTTACAAGGGTCTGCCTTCCTGTTTACTTTAATGAGCCTTTGTCTTCTCTGCAGAAGTGCTTTGAAGAGTTGGAGTACTCCCATTTATTGGATCGTGCATACGAATGCGGTTTGAAG GGGAATGGTGTTATGAGAATTCTGTATGTTGCTGCCTTTGCCGTATCTGGATATGCTTCCACAGATTCTCGACCCTGCAAACCTTTCAATCCATTGTTAGGGGAAACCTATGAAGCTGATTACCCTGAAAAGGGTATCCGTTTCTTCTCGGAGAAG GTCAGTCATCATCCTATGGTCATGGCATGCCATTGTGAGGGGAAAGGATGGAAATTTTGGGGAGACAGCAATCTGAAGAGCAAATTCTGGGGTCAATCCATTCAGCTAGATCCTACTGGCGTCTTAACTCTAGAGTTCGATGATGGAGAAACTTTCCAATGGAGCAAG GTTACGACAACAATCAATAACCTTATCATTGGTCGAGCCTATTGCCATCACCATGGCACAATGAACATAAGTGGGAATAGACGTTATTCATGCAAGCTGAGGTTTAAAGAGCAATCTTTCCTTGATAGAAATCCTCGCCAG GAGTTGTTAAGGATGCTGATGGGACCAAGGTTGCAACCTTGA
- the LOC133907300 gene encoding oxysterol-binding protein-related protein 2A-like isoform X2 — protein MRARHMHPLCCLAREWPPGGGLGAGDRSPPPQPVEGVGPEGEAAVAGVLYKWTNIGRGWRPRWFAIRGGVLAYSKIRQRVAAEPLPTEATAAGGVRLIGVARGAGAGERPIGFVHLKISSFSESKSDDKRFYIITPTKTLQLRTSCAKDRAAWIEALVSARSEYSFNGDLSGDQNDSSFSTEKLRNRLHAEGVGEAIIKDCEQIVHSEFLQYHTQMKQHCEEYLSFIGNLPREVEVVTSAHTTVAEKPQSELFKHDCSSSGKSSEYSNTESSDDVGKQEISELSDGDEFNFYDTRQSFSSCAASPDLRMRCLNNGNEDHKYVESLAVEKTNEYLLTSSKRRSMLPEPVEKEKGVSLWSMIKDNVGKDLTRVCLPVYFNEPLSSLQKCFEELEYSHLLDRAYECGLKGNGVMRILYVAAFAVSGYASTDSRPCKPFNPLLGETYEADYPEKGIRFFSEKVSHHPMVMACHCEGKGWKFWGDSNLKSKFWGQSIQLDPTGVLTLEFDDGETFQWSKVTTTINNLIIGRAYCHHHGTMNISGNRRYSCKLRFKEQSFLDRNPRQLYARFKELLRMLMGPRLQP, from the exons ATGCGGGCGAGGCATATGCACCCGCTCTGCTGCCTCGCCCGGGAGTGGCCTCCCGGCGGGGGCCTCGGCGCCGGCGAccgctccccgccgccgcagccggtAGAGGGAGTCGGGCcggagggggaggcggcggtggcgggggtGCTGTACAAGTGGACCAACATCGGCAGGGGCTGGCGCCCGCGGTGGTTTGCGATCCGCGGCGGCGTGCTCGCATACTCGAAGATCCGGCAGCGCGTCGCTGCGGAGCCGCTGCCCACTGAGGCCACCGCCGCGGGCGGAGTCAGGCTGATCGGGGTGgcgcgcggcgccggcgccggggagCGGCCCATCGGATTCGTGCATCTCAAG ATATCATCATTTAGTGAAAGTAAATCCGATGATAAACGGTTCTATATTATTACCCCAACCAAAACACTTCAGCTGAGGACTAGTTGTGCTAAGGACCGGGCGGCTTGGATTGAAGCGCTTGTCTCTGCAAGAAGTGAATATTCTTTTAATGGGGATTTATCAGGTGACCAGAATGATTCATCATTTTCCACAGAAAAGCTCAGAAATCGCTTGCATGCTGAAGGTGTCGGTGAGGCAATTATTAAAGACTGCGAGCAGATTGTTCATTCAGAATTTTTGCAGTATCATACACAGATGAAGCAACACTGCGAAGAGTATTTAAGCTTTATTGGCAATCTGCCACGGGAAGTTGAG GTAGTTACTTCAGCACATACAACTGTCGCTGAGAAGCCACAGTCGGAGTTGTTCAAGCACGACTGCTCTAGCTCTGGAAAATCTAGTG AATACAGCAATACAGAATCTTCTGATGATGTTGGCAAACAAGAGATTAGTGAATTATCAGATGGAGATGAATTTAATTTCTATGACACAAGGCAAAGTTTCAGTAGCTGTGCTGCTAGTCCTGACCTGAGAATGAGATGCTTAAACAATGGAAATGAAGATCATAAATATGTTGAATCACTAGCTGTTGAGAAGACCAATGAATATCTGTTGACATCTTCAAAAAGGCGCTCAATGTTGCCTGAACCAGTAGAAAAGGAGAAAGGTGTTAGCCTTTGGTCAATGATCAAAGACAATGTGGGAAAGGATCTTACAAGGGTCTGCCTTCCTGTTTACTTTAATGAGCCTTTGTCTTCTCTGCAGAAGTGCTTTGAAGAGTTGGAGTACTCCCATTTATTGGATCGTGCATACGAATGCGGTTTGAAG GGGAATGGTGTTATGAGAATTCTGTATGTTGCTGCCTTTGCCGTATCTGGATATGCTTCCACAGATTCTCGACCCTGCAAACCTTTCAATCCATTGTTAGGGGAAACCTATGAAGCTGATTACCCTGAAAAGGGTATCCGTTTCTTCTCGGAGAAG GTCAGTCATCATCCTATGGTCATGGCATGCCATTGTGAGGGGAAAGGATGGAAATTTTGGGGAGACAGCAATCTGAAGAGCAAATTCTGGGGTCAATCCATTCAGCTAGATCCTACTGGCGTCTTAACTCTAGAGTTCGATGATGGAGAAACTTTCCAATGGAGCAAG GTTACGACAACAATCAATAACCTTATCATTGGTCGAGCCTATTGCCATCACCATGGCACAATGAACATAAGTGGGAATAGACGTTATTCATGCAAGCTGAGGTTTAAAGAGCAATCTTTCCTTGATAGAAATCCTCGCCAG CTCTATGCAAGGTTCAAGGAGTTGTTAAGGATGCTGATGGGACCAAGGTTGCAACCTTGA